From Cellulophaga lytica DSM 7489, a single genomic window includes:
- a CDS encoding GLPGLI family protein — MKNSVVKIALIISASLGFISNNSYAQNAKFLEIIYKKDISLKVDTAKNNAHQINLSEFNAPLSDAAKDIRYSLKISNHNSVFKVVESLNNDSKNNILKKAAINIGGTNGDFYINKQDSTAILNKTLLDANFRVLLKPKKWKIHKENKLIGKYLCYKATTIDTVNNSKGVHKFRVNAWFTTQLASYFGPSAYYGLPGLILEVDNGKMKLTATEVTFVKPFQIRKPKSGKLITEDEDSSNQIKAEKNIKEHFDDVFK; from the coding sequence ATGAAAAATAGTGTTGTAAAAATTGCTCTTATAATTAGTGCTAGTTTAGGTTTTATTTCAAATAATAGCTACGCCCAGAACGCTAAATTTCTAGAGATTATTTATAAAAAAGATATTAGTTTAAAAGTTGATACGGCAAAAAACAACGCTCATCAAATAAACTTATCTGAGTTTAATGCACCGTTATCAGATGCTGCTAAAGATATAAGATACAGCTTAAAAATATCAAACCACAATTCTGTTTTTAAAGTTGTGGAGAGTTTAAATAATGATTCTAAAAATAACATATTAAAAAAAGCCGCAATAAATATTGGGGGAACAAATGGAGACTTTTATATAAATAAACAAGACTCAACAGCCATACTCAACAAAACTTTGCTAGACGCTAATTTTAGAGTTCTATTAAAGCCTAAAAAATGGAAGATACATAAAGAGAATAAACTTATAGGAAAGTACCTATGCTATAAAGCAACAACAATTGACACTGTAAATAATAGTAAAGGAGTTCATAAATTTAGAGTAAACGCCTGGTTTACAACTCAACTAGCTTCCTATTTTGGGCCTAGTGCATATTATGGGTTACCTGGCTTAATTTTAGAAGTTGATAATGGCAAAATGAAATTGACTGCCACTGAGGTAACTTTTGTGAAACCATTTCAAATTAGAAAACCTAAATCTGGTAAATTAATTACTGAAGATGAGGACAGCTCAAATCAAATTAAAGCTGAAAAAAATATAAAAGAACATTTTGATGATGTATTCAAGTAA
- a CDS encoding TlpA family protein disulfide reductase translates to MKKTLTLLFALIAMSLTAQHTISGTFSPAKEYTWLIAYQLKPGTQVYVADTKIEDGKFKLELPPNAAAGTYRLVYAVPQEEFNFDVLYNGKEDIVLNFNAQDGATYATSTENKIVNSYFLEINALQKQVIDFYTSNSTNKKELAKLYNKINSTQAKYEADAKDLIALNFIKANKPYVASSFESIYEFVEHKKQNYFSAIDFKNEQLQASSFLTDKTLNYVYTSLPLNKITKDATETVLQQNIQTVASKLEGVNDTFKFSLFYDLWIYAASAKYNKTSDFIYSNYLKEIGAVTNNQELIKGIEAHTRLRIGAKAPEITWNDGKDSLSKLSGAENYVVVFWSSTCSHCLKELPQLNKAIQQYSNVKVLAVGLEDEYNYWDTESAKLKSFTHALALGKWDSKYAELYNISATPTYFILDKDKRIVNKPETYKEVLEYLNKE, encoded by the coding sequence ATGAAAAAAACGCTAACATTATTATTTGCTCTTATTGCTATGTCATTAACAGCACAGCACACCATATCTGGCACGTTTTCGCCAGCCAAAGAGTATACTTGGCTTATTGCATACCAACTTAAACCTGGTACACAAGTTTATGTTGCAGATACTAAAATAGAAGACGGTAAATTTAAACTAGAATTACCCCCAAATGCAGCAGCCGGAACTTACAGGCTGGTATATGCCGTACCACAAGAAGAGTTTAATTTTGATGTTTTGTACAATGGCAAGGAAGACATTGTTCTTAATTTTAATGCACAAGATGGGGCCACCTATGCAACATCAACAGAAAACAAAATAGTAAACAGTTATTTTTTAGAAATTAATGCGTTGCAAAAGCAGGTTATAGACTTTTACACATCTAACAGCACTAATAAAAAAGAGTTAGCAAAACTTTACAATAAAATAAATAGCACACAAGCTAAGTATGAAGCTGATGCTAAAGATTTAATAGCTCTTAATTTTATTAAAGCAAATAAGCCATACGTAGCAAGTAGTTTTGAGTCTATCTACGAATTTGTAGAACATAAAAAGCAAAATTATTTTTCAGCAATAGATTTTAAAAATGAGCAATTACAGGCTTCATCATTCTTAACAGATAAAACATTAAATTATGTGTACACATCTTTGCCGTTAAATAAAATTACAAAAGATGCTACAGAAACAGTTTTGCAACAAAACATACAAACTGTTGCTAGCAAGTTAGAGGGTGTTAATGATACTTTTAAGTTTAGCTTGTTTTATGACTTATGGATTTATGCGGCAAGCGCAAAGTATAATAAAACATCAGATTTTATATACAGCAACTACCTAAAAGAAATTGGCGCTGTAACTAATAATCAAGAATTAATAAAAGGTATAGAAGCGCATACAAGGTTAAGAATTGGTGCAAAAGCACCAGAAATTACTTGGAATGATGGTAAAGATAGTCTTAGTAAATTATCTGGAGCTGAAAACTACGTTGTTGTTTTCTGGAGTAGTACATGCTCTCATTGTTTAAAAGAATTACCACAACTAAACAAAGCAATACAGCAATACAGCAACGTAAAAGTACTTGCTGTTGGTTTAGAGGACGAGTACAATTATTGGGACACAGAGTCTGCTAAACTTAAAAGTTTTACACACGCATTAGCCCTAGGCAAGTGGGATAGCAAATACGCAGAATTGTATAACATTTCTGCCACACCTACCTACTTTATTTTAGATAAAGACAAAAGAATTGTAAACAAGCCAGAAACCTACAAAGAGGTTCTAGAATATTTAAATAAAGAATAG
- the mfd gene encoding transcription-repair coupling factor: MQKLQTTIAKNEKNTTLTGLTGSALSFVISETFKEADTPFLVVFSDKEEAAYHLNDLEQLVGEKDVLFYPGSYRRPYQIDEVDNANVLLRAEVLNRINSRKKPALLVTYPDALFEKVVTRKELDKNTLKIKVDDTITLDFLNEVLFEYKFKRVDFVTEPGEFSVRGGIVDVFSFSNDVPYRIEFFGDEVDSIRTFDVETQLSTDKVTKITIVPNVENKFLDETRESFLKYIAAKTVIFSKNTELLHDRLDSLFAKAEEAFTKLTGELKHAQPKELFVDSNQLKKEFDGFNVISIHQTATNADKSIVFHSKPQPSFNKKFDLLIENLDQNHANKYTNYIFCATEQQAKRFHDIFDEVEQDVHYKTVVLPLFQGFILDDIKVACYTDHQVFERYHKFNLKNGYAKKQAITLKELTKLDIGDYVTHIDHGVGKFGGLQKIDVEGKKQEAIKLMYSERDVLYVSIHSLHKISKFAGKDGKPPKIFKLGSGAWKKLKQKTKTRVKQIAFDLIKVYANRRLKKGFKYAPDSYLQHELEASFIYEDTPDQSKATEDLKKDMESDRPMDRLICGDVGFGKTEVAIRAAFKAVDNGKQVAVLVPTTILAFQHHKTFAERLKDMPVTVDYVNRFRTAKEKRETLERLAEGKVDIIIGTHQLVNKNVVFKDLGLLIVDEEQKFGVAVKDKLKSIKENVDVLTLTATPIPRTLQFSLMAARDLSTINTAPPNRYPIDSHVVRFTEDTIRDAVSYEIQRGGQVFFIHNRIENIKEVAGMLQRLVPDAKIGIGHGQMDGKKLETLMLAFMNGEFDVLVSTTIIESGLDVPNANTIFINNANNFGLSDLHQMRGRVGRSNKKAFCYFITPPYDSMSNDARKRIQALEQFTELGSGFNIAMKDLEIRGAGDILGGEQSGFINEIGFDAYQKILAETVEELKENEFKDLYEEVEGKDKVFVKETQIDSDFELLFPDDYVNNVTERLNLYTQLNQITTEEGLAKYEKELVDRFGEIPSPVEDLLNSVRIKWIANSLGLEKIVLKKGKMIGYFIADQQSGFYQSPKFTKVLQFVQANTAICKMKEKQTRAGLRLLLVFDKITTVEKALKSLAPFNTH; this comes from the coding sequence ATGCAGAAACTGCAAACTACTATTGCCAAAAATGAAAAAAACACAACACTTACAGGTTTAACAGGCTCTGCCCTATCCTTTGTAATATCTGAAACTTTTAAAGAAGCAGACACCCCTTTTCTGGTTGTTTTTAGCGACAAAGAAGAGGCTGCTTACCATTTAAATGATTTAGAGCAATTGGTAGGCGAAAAAGATGTACTGTTTTATCCTGGTAGCTACCGTAGACCTTACCAAATAGACGAGGTAGATAATGCTAATGTGCTGCTACGTGCAGAGGTTTTAAACCGAATTAATTCGCGTAAAAAACCAGCATTACTAGTTACGTATCCAGATGCGTTGTTTGAGAAAGTGGTAACCCGCAAAGAACTAGATAAAAACACACTAAAAATTAAGGTTGATGACACCATTACCCTAGACTTTTTAAATGAGGTGTTGTTTGAGTATAAGTTTAAACGTGTAGACTTTGTTACCGAACCTGGAGAATTTTCGGTTCGTGGTGGTATTGTAGATGTTTTTTCGTTTTCTAATGATGTACCTTACAGAATAGAATTTTTTGGTGATGAGGTAGATAGCATTAGAACTTTTGATGTAGAAACACAATTATCTACAGACAAAGTCACTAAAATTACCATTGTACCCAATGTAGAAAACAAATTTTTAGACGAAACAAGAGAAAGCTTTTTAAAATATATTGCCGCAAAAACTGTCATTTTTTCTAAAAATACAGAACTTTTACATGATAGGTTAGACTCGCTTTTTGCAAAAGCAGAAGAAGCTTTTACAAAACTTACAGGCGAGCTAAAACACGCTCAGCCTAAGGAGTTGTTTGTAGACTCTAATCAGTTAAAAAAAGAGTTTGATGGGTTTAATGTTATAAGCATTCATCAAACAGCAACAAATGCAGATAAATCTATTGTTTTTCATTCTAAACCACAGCCTTCTTTTAATAAAAAGTTCGACTTACTAATTGAAAACCTAGATCAAAATCACGCTAATAAGTATACCAATTATATTTTTTGTGCTACTGAGCAACAAGCAAAACGTTTTCATGATATTTTTGATGAAGTAGAACAAGATGTACATTACAAAACAGTTGTATTACCTCTTTTTCAAGGTTTTATTTTAGACGATATAAAAGTTGCATGCTACACAGATCATCAAGTTTTTGAGCGTTACCATAAATTCAACCTTAAAAATGGCTATGCAAAAAAGCAAGCCATTACACTTAAAGAACTTACCAAGTTAGATATTGGAGATTATGTAACACACATAGATCATGGCGTTGGTAAATTTGGCGGTTTACAAAAAATAGATGTAGAAGGTAAAAAACAAGAGGCCATAAAATTAATGTATAGTGAGCGTGATGTGTTGTACGTTAGCATACACTCCCTACACAAAATATCTAAATTTGCGGGCAAAGACGGTAAGCCTCCAAAAATATTTAAACTAGGTTCTGGTGCTTGGAAAAAACTGAAGCAGAAAACCAAAACCAGAGTTAAACAAATTGCGTTTGACCTTATTAAAGTATACGCCAACCGTAGGCTTAAAAAAGGATTTAAATACGCTCCAGATAGTTATTTACAGCACGAGTTAGAGGCTTCTTTTATTTATGAAGATACCCCAGACCAAAGTAAAGCCACCGAAGATCTTAAGAAAGATATGGAGAGTGATAGGCCAATGGATCGTCTTATTTGTGGCGATGTTGGTTTTGGTAAAACAGAGGTTGCTATACGTGCCGCCTTTAAAGCGGTAGATAACGGCAAACAAGTAGCTGTTTTAGTGCCAACTACTATATTGGCTTTTCAGCACCATAAAACATTTGCAGAGCGTTTAAAAGATATGCCTGTAACGGTAGATTATGTAAACCGTTTTAGAACTGCAAAAGAAAAAAGAGAAACCTTAGAACGTTTGGCAGAAGGCAAAGTAGATATTATAATTGGCACACACCAATTGGTAAATAAAAACGTAGTTTTTAAAGATCTAGGTTTGCTAATTGTAGATGAGGAACAAAAATTTGGTGTTGCTGTAAAAGACAAGTTAAAGTCTATTAAAGAAAATGTAGATGTACTTACATTAACTGCTACGCCAATACCAAGAACGCTGCAATTTAGTTTAATGGCAGCCAGAGATTTATCTACAATAAACACAGCGCCACCAAATAGATACCCAATAGACAGCCACGTTGTGCGCTTTACAGAAGACACCATTAGAGATGCAGTTTCTTACGAGATACAAAGAGGCGGACAAGTGTTTTTTATACACAACCGTATAGAAAATATTAAAGAGGTTGCTGGTATGTTGCAACGTTTGGTTCCTGATGCTAAAATTGGTATTGGTCACGGACAAATGGACGGTAAAAAGCTAGAGACTTTAATGCTTGCTTTTATGAATGGCGAGTTTGATGTTTTAGTGTCTACCACCATTATAGAAAGTGGTTTAGATGTTCCTAACGCCAATACTATTTTTATAAACAACGCCAATAATTTTGGTTTAAGTGATTTGCACCAAATGCGTGGCCGTGTAGGGCGTAGCAATAAAAAAGCATTCTGTTATTTTATTACACCACCTTATGACTCTATGAGTAACGATGCTCGCAAGCGTATACAAGCATTAGAACAATTTACAGAGTTGGGTAGTGGTTTTAATATTGCAATGAAAGATTTAGAAATACGTGGTGCAGGTGATATTTTAGGTGGTGAGCAAAGCGGATTTATTAATGAAATTGGTTTTGATGCCTATCAAAAAATATTAGCAGAAACTGTAGAAGAATTAAAAGAAAACGAGTTTAAAGATTTATACGAAGAGGTAGAAGGTAAAGACAAAGTGTTTGTAAAAGAAACTCAGATAGACTCTGATTTTGAACTTTTATTTCCTGATGATTATGTAAATAATGTTACAGAACGATTAAACTTATACACCCAATTAAACCAAATTACCACAGAAGAAGGTTTAGCTAAGTATGAAAAAGAATTGGTAGACCGTTTTGGGGAAATACCTAGTCCGGTTGAAGATTTACTAAACTCGGTTCGTATAAAATGGATTGCAAATAGCCTAGGTTTAGAAAAAATTGTACTTAAAAAAGGTAAAATGATTGGCTATTTTATTGCAGACCAACAATCTGGTTTTTACCAAAGCCCTAAATTCACTAAAGTTTTACAATTTGTACAAGCCAATACCGCTATTTGTAAAATGAAAGAAAAACAAACTAGAGCTGGCTTACGTTTACTTTTAGTTTTTGATAAAATTACTACTGTAGAAAAAGCATTAAAGAGCTTGGCTCCTTTTAATACGCATTAA
- a CDS encoding GLPGLI family protein — translation MKKITKLVLILILLSNLTYSQELSGIIKYNGSLNKTYIDSILKTIYNNKNIPHTHKEFAKNEYGSAVDVDYYLHFKNNQSYFYYNDALELETGHNPTSSLIGKMPFYRNIKANNIIEINQYVGTINRKPLQWKITNKTKKIGKYVCNQALATETLFSRQGHYYTEKVEAWFTTEIPVSIGPKLYTGLPGLVLKVKTDKFTMMATEINLNPKKEISITVPNLDKIITQEQANKKWEELAEASKQRR, via the coding sequence ATGAAGAAAATTACAAAATTGGTCTTAATACTAATTCTACTAAGCAACCTTACTTATAGTCAAGAGCTGAGTGGTATTATTAAGTATAATGGATCTTTAAACAAAACTTATATAGATAGTATACTAAAAACAATTTACAATAATAAAAATATTCCCCATACTCATAAAGAATTTGCCAAAAATGAATATGGAAGTGCTGTTGATGTAGATTACTATTTACATTTTAAAAATAATCAATCGTATTTTTATTACAATGATGCTCTAGAATTAGAAACTGGACACAATCCAACATCGAGCTTAATAGGTAAAATGCCCTTTTATAGAAATATAAAAGCAAATAATATTATAGAAATAAACCAATACGTAGGAACAATAAACAGAAAACCTCTACAATGGAAAATAACTAATAAAACAAAAAAAATTGGCAAATATGTTTGTAACCAAGCATTGGCAACTGAAACTTTATTTAGCAGACAAGGGCATTATTATACAGAAAAAGTAGAAGCTTGGTTTACCACAGAAATACCTGTAAGCATTGGTCCTAAATTATATACTGGTTTACCTGGTTTAGTCTTAAAGGTTAAGACAGATAAATTTACAATGATGGCAACCGAAATTAACTTAAACCCCAAAAAAGAAATTAGCATTACAGTGCCTAATTTGGATAAAATAATAACCCAAGAACAAGCTAATAAAAAATGGGAAGAATTAGCAGAGGCTAGTAAGCAAAGAAGATAA
- a CDS encoding GLPGLI family protein, with the protein MKHLLYIILLLPLISLAQIHSGTITYGITVNKQDDSSYKGKEGVKETMMLVSKAAENVNYKLQFNAAYAKFNVDNRLAIKDGDLEELAIIISGNNGTYYTSLPQKKQIIKTDAGIHIDAPIENENWKLTKETKKIGDFLCYKATLAKTGSKRSLIAWYTPEIPFAYGPNNFVGKIPGLILEVKTSMTTYKAKEIKLNPKKEIVIKWPKEKNNMTVSEYKKAGDKLYQDLKDERKR; encoded by the coding sequence ATGAAACATTTACTCTATATAATTTTACTACTACCTCTTATTTCTTTAGCTCAAATACATAGCGGTACCATAACCTATGGCATTACGGTAAATAAGCAAGACGATAGTAGTTACAAAGGCAAGGAAGGAGTAAAAGAAACAATGATGTTGGTAAGTAAAGCTGCTGAAAACGTAAACTACAAACTTCAGTTTAACGCAGCATATGCAAAGTTTAATGTTGACAACAGATTAGCCATAAAAGATGGTGATTTAGAAGAGTTAGCAATTATTATTTCTGGAAACAATGGAACTTATTACACATCCTTACCACAAAAAAAACAAATAATAAAAACAGATGCAGGTATACATATTGACGCTCCAATAGAAAATGAAAATTGGAAACTAACTAAAGAGACTAAAAAAATAGGAGATTTTTTATGCTATAAAGCAACGTTAGCGAAAACTGGCTCCAAGAGAAGTTTAATAGCTTGGTACACACCGGAAATACCATTTGCTTATGGCCCCAACAATTTTGTAGGAAAAATACCTGGCCTTATATTGGAGGTAAAAACTTCTATGACAACTTACAAAGCCAAGGAGATAAAACTAAACCCTAAAAAAGAAATTGTTATAAAGTGGCCTAAAGAAAAAAACAACATGACTGTTAGCGAGTATAAAAAGGCTGGTGATAAACTCTATCAAGATCTTAAAGATGAGCGTAAAAGGTAA
- a CDS encoding TonB-dependent receptor: MRKHLYKIILLLFINYTYSQEITYKGFVQDSVQSPLPNANILAFPDSDDAETAFAITNEKGAYILRLQKGYTYQINISYIGYKKLVVNTTATEKTTKNFVLQEDVNTLDGVEITYKIPIEVKEDTTVYDTDAFTNGKERKLRETLKKLPGLDVDREGNVTSNGKKITNVLVDNKPFFTGNTKMAVNNIPANVVDQIEVIDNYSEIAMLKGLQDTDKMALNIKLKKDKKRFLFGDLDVAAGYKDRYAVHPNVFYYSPKTNINFIGDINNTGEKAFTFSDYMEFEGGFSKILAGSGSMSSLFQSDFSQFLNNNNFKERSQKFGALNVRQAINSTTDISGYVIASKTDTDTENQTENIYQNNNDPFTENRTTTGNANNFFTIGKITLDYDPTYKEDFAFNTFVKLTNNNGLNTINTNSPTNTNSIHTANDIDALTLKQNVTYSRKLTDNHTGTLEATHSYTIDKPNTNWQTDKGILQGLIPLQADDVYNIQQTKEVKTHSVNAIVKDYWVLNNYNHLYFSLGVNSTFNSFVNEDVQLLSSGEINNFNTANFGNNLQHNFIDTYVGLEYKFRTGIFTFKPAVYQHYFNWSLHQLQTKTTNTKTVLTPEFTTEIKFKNGAKATFKYKANARFPSVNNLASNFILRNFNSVFRGNANLENEFFHTTSFNYSKRSLLRGLFYNLNVRYNKKTEQLKGETQLQGINQFNSLILFTQPEDSWVFSGNFNKRIKKIRAKYRGSYNYSNFYQLVNAETQKNTSGRFSNTVSLETVFKKGPNLEVGYTQTDSDYNTSVGKNKYRSTNFFTYLDYVFLENFTLKAEYNFDNYVNKDRNIDNSFDNAMVSLFYQQEDSPWGFEIKATNLFDTQFKQDNSFSTFLISDSKTFILPRIVLFKISYKL, translated from the coding sequence ATGCGCAAACACCTATATAAAATTATATTACTATTATTTATTAATTATACTTACAGCCAAGAAATTACATACAAAGGCTTTGTACAAGACAGTGTGCAAAGCCCTTTACCTAATGCTAATATTTTAGCTTTTCCAGATAGTGATGATGCAGAAACTGCTTTTGCCATTACCAATGAAAAAGGTGCTTATATTTTACGTTTGCAAAAAGGCTATACCTACCAAATTAACATTAGCTACATAGGCTACAAAAAATTAGTGGTTAACACTACAGCAACAGAAAAAACCACTAAAAACTTTGTTTTACAAGAAGATGTAAACACTTTAGACGGTGTAGAGATTACCTATAAAATACCTATAGAGGTTAAAGAAGATACTACTGTTTATGATACAGATGCCTTTACCAATGGTAAAGAACGCAAACTACGAGAAACCTTAAAAAAACTACCTGGTTTAGACGTAGACAGGGAAGGTAATGTAACCTCTAACGGTAAAAAAATTACCAATGTTTTGGTAGACAACAAACCCTTTTTTACAGGAAACACCAAAATGGCTGTAAACAACATACCCGCCAATGTTGTAGACCAAATAGAGGTTATAGATAACTATAGTGAAATTGCTATGCTTAAGGGATTGCAAGACACAGATAAAATGGCACTAAACATTAAACTTAAAAAAGATAAAAAACGCTTTTTGTTTGGAGATTTAGATGTTGCTGCGGGCTATAAAGACAGGTACGCCGTACACCCAAATGTATTTTACTACAGTCCTAAAACCAATATTAATTTTATTGGTGATATAAACAATACTGGCGAAAAAGCATTTACGTTTAGCGACTATATGGAATTTGAAGGCGGTTTTAGCAAAATACTGGCTGGTTCTGGCAGTATGTCTAGTTTGTTTCAGTCAGACTTTAGTCAGTTTTTAAACAACAATAATTTTAAAGAGCGTAGTCAAAAATTTGGTGCGCTTAACGTACGCCAAGCCATAAATAGCACCACAGATATTAGTGGTTATGTTATTGCATCTAAAACAGATACCGACACAGAAAACCAAACCGAGAATATTTACCAAAACAACAACGATCCTTTTACAGAAAACAGAACCACAACTGGCAATGCCAATAACTTTTTTACCATTGGTAAAATAACACTAGATTATGACCCAACCTACAAGGAAGATTTTGCTTTTAATACGTTTGTAAAACTAACCAATAACAACGGTTTAAACACCATTAATACAAACAGCCCAACAAACACTAATAGCATACATACCGCTAATGACATAGATGCACTAACGCTAAAACAAAATGTAACCTATAGTCGTAAACTAACAGACAACCATACCGGTACTTTAGAGGCCACGCACAGTTATACCATAGACAAGCCCAACACAAATTGGCAAACAGATAAAGGAATACTACAAGGATTAATTCCGTTACAGGCAGATGATGTGTATAACATACAGCAAACCAAAGAAGTAAAAACACATAGTGTAAATGCCATTGTAAAAGACTATTGGGTGTTAAACAACTACAACCACTTGTATTTTAGTTTGGGTGTAAACTCAACCTTTAACTCTTTTGTAAATGAAGATGTGCAGCTCTTAAGTAGCGGAGAAATAAACAATTTTAATACTGCTAATTTTGGTAACAATTTACAGCATAATTTTATAGACACTTATGTAGGTTTAGAATACAAATTTAGAACTGGTATTTTTACGTTTAAACCTGCCGTATACCAACATTATTTTAACTGGTCTTTACATCAGTTACAAACAAAAACAACCAATACAAAAACGGTACTTACACCAGAGTTTACCACAGAAATTAAATTTAAAAACGGTGCAAAAGCAACTTTTAAATACAAAGCAAATGCTCGTTTTCCTTCTGTAAACAACCTTGCAAGTAATTTTATACTCCGTAATTTTAATTCGGTTTTTAGAGGCAATGCCAACCTAGAAAATGAGTTTTTTCATACCACAAGTTTTAATTACTCTAAAAGAAGTTTATTGCGCGGTTTATTTTACAACTTAAATGTTAGATACAATAAAAAAACAGAGCAATTAAAAGGAGAAACGCAGTTGCAAGGCATTAACCAATTTAATTCTTTAATACTATTTACACAACCGGAGGATAGCTGGGTGTTTAGTGGTAATTTTAATAAAAGAATAAAAAAAATAAGGGCTAAATACAGAGGCTCATACAACTACAGTAATTTTTACCAGCTTGTAAACGCAGAGACACAAAAAAATACCTCTGGGAGATTCTCAAATACCGTAAGCCTAGAGACTGTTTTTAAAAAAGGCCCAAATTTAGAGGTTGGCTATACACAAACCGATAGTGACTACAACACATCTGTAGGAAAAAACAAGTATAGAAGCACCAACTTTTTTACCTATTTAGATTATGTTTTTCTAGAAAATTTTACCTTAAAAGCAGAATATAATTTTGATAATTATGTGAATAAAGACCGAAACATAGATAATAGCTTTGACAATGCTATGGTTTCTCTTTTTTACCAACAAGAAGATAGTCCTTGGGGTTTTGAAATTAAAGCTACTAACCTGTTTGATACACAGTTTAAGCAAGACAATTCTTTTAGTACATTTTTAATAAGCGATAGTAAAACCTTTATTTTACCACGCATTGTTCTTTTTAAAATTAGCTACAAACTATAA
- a CDS encoding GLPGLI family protein, with product MSVKGKNSMVVNLMFLVLSLTSVVAQKTTSGSITYTINLAPELIKSISKTNNPNTRAILKNSKEVSYALNFNSKSSTYQKNESLYNESKQKLNLVATGAGGTGIFYYNTEDNALLKQLTIGGDTFLITQNAKKWKLLNASKKIGKYNCHKATLLNKNNKETKVTAWYTLDIPLPYGPKDYNGLPGIILELYEGKFFFKASKIQLSNKNKIIEKPVDGLKLTQEEFNNRFKGFFDEK from the coding sequence ATGAGCGTAAAAGGTAAAAATAGTATGGTTGTAAACCTTATGTTTCTAGTGTTGTCCTTAACAAGTGTAGTAGCGCAAAAAACAACATCTGGCAGCATTACCTATACAATTAATTTAGCTCCAGAATTAATTAAAAGCATTTCTAAAACAAATAACCCTAATACAAGAGCAATATTAAAAAACTCAAAAGAGGTTAGTTACGCTTTAAATTTTAATAGCAAATCATCTACCTATCAAAAAAATGAAAGCTTGTATAATGAAAGCAAACAAAAACTAAACTTAGTTGCTACTGGTGCAGGCGGAACAGGTATATTCTACTACAACACAGAAGATAACGCTTTACTTAAACAACTAACAATAGGGGGAGATACATTTTTAATTACACAAAACGCTAAAAAATGGAAGCTTTTAAATGCTTCTAAAAAAATAGGAAAGTACAATTGCCACAAGGCAACTCTTTTAAATAAAAACAATAAAGAAACCAAAGTAACGGCGTGGTACACTTTAGATATTCCTTTACCATATGGCCCAAAAGATTATAATGGTCTACCTGGTATAATATTGGAGTTGTATGAAGGTAAATTCTTTTTTAAAGCATCTAAAATACAGCTATCAAATAAAAATAAAATTATAGAAAAGCCAGTAGACGGACTTAAACTAACACAAGAGGAATTTAATAACAGGTTTAAAGGTTTTTTTGATGAAAAATAG
- a CDS encoding GLPGLI family protein: MKNILLLILLPILSFSQIKEGVIVYKIDMNKQQAVLDKEKSSIGIQKYEYLSNVFKASKELEFNLSFNSKYSLFNPLDNLDVGKTNYFKGLALIMSSSKGKYYTSLSQKKQIIETRRKINFDLPIEKGNWKLTKETKKIGDFLCYKATFLKTTKNGNKTIIAWYSPAIPFAYGPNNYVGQLPGLILELNDIMATYKAKEIKLNPKKPVDIKWPQNIKTMSKDEYKKAGDEYYNKLKKEKR, from the coding sequence ATGAAAAATATATTACTACTAATTTTACTTCCTATACTTTCGTTCTCTCAAATAAAAGAAGGGGTTATTGTCTACAAAATAGACATGAATAAACAACAAGCTGTGCTTGATAAAGAAAAATCCTCTATTGGTATACAAAAATATGAGTACCTTTCAAATGTATTTAAAGCCTCAAAAGAATTAGAATTCAATTTATCTTTTAATTCAAAATACTCTTTATTTAATCCATTAGACAATTTAGATGTTGGTAAAACTAACTATTTTAAAGGATTAGCTTTAATAATGTCCTCGAGTAAAGGAAAATACTATACTTCATTATCTCAAAAAAAACAGATAATAGAAACTAGAAGAAAAATAAACTTTGATTTACCCATAGAAAAAGGGAACTGGAAATTAACTAAGGAAACCAAAAAGATAGGAGATTTTTTATGTTATAAAGCTACTTTTTTGAAAACCACAAAAAACGGTAATAAGACAATCATAGCATGGTACTCCCCCGCAATACCATTTGCTTATGGCCCAAACAATTATGTAGGGCAACTACCAGGCCTCATATTAGAATTAAATGACATAATGGCTACTTACAAAGCCAAGGAGATAAAACTAAATCCTAAAAAACCAGTAGACATAAAGTGGCCCCAAAATATTAAAACTATGTCTAAGGATGAGTATAAAAAAGCTGGTGACGAGTATTATAATAAATTAAAGAAAGAGAAGAGATAG